In Chryseobacterium shigense, the following proteins share a genomic window:
- a CDS encoding DHA2 family efflux MFS transporter permease subunit: MQDSLVEYGARRVIITITAILCALLEIVDSTIVNVALNEMKGNLGATLSEVGWVITAYAIGNVIIVPMTSWLSQQFGRRNYFAASIIIFTVFSFLCGNATNIWELVFFRLMQGIGGGALLVTSQTIITESYPIEKRSMAQAIYGLGVIIGPTLGPPLGGYIVDNFSWPYIFYINIPIGIAATLMTLQFVKSPKYAEKRKVSDVDWIGIGLLAVTVGSLQFILERGHEEDWFESGMIVAFTVSAVLGFILFLWRELTFKYPIVELRVLKNGNLRIGTVMSFVLGFGLYGSTFIVPLYTQSILGWTALQSGALMIPAALTTAFMMPIIGRLLSKGAKQQILVSLGLFIFFIYSFWGYKILTPDTSKDAFFWMLIVRGAGLGLLFIPITSLSLSTLKGQEIGQGAAFTGMMRQLGGSFGIAAITTFIANAGQKYRLNLISHLDENSFEVQQRLNALKASFVAKGMTPDAAMNAAYKMLDMSVTKQATVLSYMDVFLYLGVIFLVCIPFILFIKERKSKEKIDLSGVH, from the coding sequence ATGCAAGATTCATTAGTAGAATATGGAGCCCGGAGAGTGATCATTACGATCACGGCAATCCTTTGTGCTCTGCTTGAAATTGTGGACTCCACGATTGTGAACGTTGCCCTGAACGAGATGAAGGGGAACCTGGGAGCCACACTTTCTGAAGTAGGCTGGGTGATTACAGCTTATGCAATCGGTAACGTAATTATCGTGCCGATGACGAGCTGGCTGTCTCAGCAGTTCGGACGTAGAAATTACTTTGCAGCCTCCATTATCATATTTACCGTCTTTTCCTTCTTATGCGGAAATGCCACCAATATCTGGGAGCTTGTATTTTTCAGGCTGATGCAGGGAATAGGTGGAGGAGCACTCTTGGTAACTTCACAGACCATCATTACAGAATCATATCCTATTGAAAAAAGAAGTATGGCACAGGCCATTTACGGATTGGGAGTAATTATTGGTCCTACTTTAGGTCCGCCATTGGGAGGGTATATCGTAGATAATTTCAGCTGGCCGTATATTTTCTACATCAATATTCCGATTGGAATTGCAGCAACGCTGATGACCTTACAATTCGTAAAAAGTCCGAAATATGCTGAAAAACGGAAGGTTTCAGATGTCGACTGGATAGGAATCGGTTTACTGGCAGTTACCGTAGGATCTTTACAGTTTATTCTGGAAAGAGGTCACGAGGAAGATTGGTTTGAAAGCGGAATGATTGTGGCATTCACCGTATCTGCAGTATTAGGATTTATCCTTTTCCTCTGGCGGGAACTTACCTTCAAATATCCTATCGTGGAACTTAGAGTATTGAAAAATGGGAACTTAAGGATCGGAACCGTCATGTCATTCGTTTTAGGATTTGGATTATATGGTTCTACCTTCATTGTACCGCTTTATACGCAAAGTATTTTGGGATGGACGGCCTTACAGTCGGGAGCTTTGATGATTCCTGCAGCATTGACGACAGCCTTTATGATGCCCATCATCGGAAGACTTCTTTCCAAAGGAGCAAAACAGCAGATTTTAGTTTCCCTGGGACTGTTTATCTTCTTTATCTATAGTTTCTGGGGGTATAAAATCCTTACACCGGACACCAGCAAAGATGCCTTTTTCTGGATGCTGATTGTAAGGGGAGCCGGTTTGGGACTTCTGTTTATCCCGATCACTTCATTGTCTTTAAGCACACTGAAAGGACAGGAAATTGGTCAGGGAGCAGCATTCACGGGAATGATGAGACAGCTTGGAGGTTCCTTCGGAATTGCAGCAATTACTACATTTATTGCCAACGCAGGCCAGAAATACAGGCTCAACCTGATCTCCCACCTCGATGAGAACAGTTTTGAAGTACAGCAGCGCTTAAATGCATTAAAAGCCAGTTTTGTCGCAAAAGGAATGACTCCGGATGCAGCCATGAATGCGGCTTATAAAATGCTGGATATGTCCGTAACGAAACAGGCTACAGTACTGTCCTATATGGATGTGTTCCTTTACTTAGGAGTAATATTCCTGGTATGTATACCATTTATCCTTTTCATT
- a CDS encoding HlyD family secretion protein, with product MENNNTQAPEPKKKKSLVFPLILAVVVIGGGIYGYKAFTYGQYHEETDDAQITSNMAPVISKISGYVAEVKVKDNQFVKKGDTLVILDNRDQKMTLEQAQAALSTARSNISNAEATTTATSKNISSSQAAVTTANAQIEAAKVNVWKTSQDLKRYANLVKDHSITEQQYEQALAAKQSADRQLQVLVDQRNQIAQQTTIASSQTAASSQQISVAGSVAKQREVDVENAKLNLSYTVILAPEDGYVGKVSTQAGQYLQAGSQLFALVKNDQKWVVANFKETQVDKMVEGQKVKIEIDAFPDKEFNGVVSSFSPATGATFSILPPDNASGNFVKVVQRLPVKIDFVNLDKDIAKRLRTGMNVKAEVALK from the coding sequence ATGGAAAATAATAATACACAAGCACCAGAACCTAAAAAGAAAAAAAGTTTAGTTTTTCCTCTCATCTTAGCCGTAGTAGTAATCGGTGGAGGAATCTACGGGTACAAAGCTTTTACATACGGGCAGTATCACGAAGAAACTGACGATGCACAGATTACATCCAACATGGCACCGGTAATTTCTAAAATTTCGGGGTATGTAGCAGAGGTAAAAGTAAAAGACAACCAGTTCGTAAAAAAAGGAGATACTTTGGTGATTCTTGATAACAGAGATCAGAAAATGACTCTTGAACAGGCTCAGGCTGCTTTATCAACAGCCAGAAGCAATATTTCAAATGCAGAAGCTACCACTACTGCCACTTCAAAAAATATCAGCTCTTCCCAGGCAGCTGTAACAACAGCAAACGCACAGATAGAAGCAGCAAAGGTTAATGTTTGGAAAACATCACAGGATCTGAAAAGATACGCCAATCTTGTAAAAGATCATTCTATCACAGAACAGCAGTACGAGCAGGCTTTAGCAGCAAAACAATCTGCGGACAGACAGCTTCAGGTTTTGGTTGACCAGAGAAATCAGATTGCACAGCAAACTACCATTGCATCTTCCCAGACAGCAGCAAGCTCTCAGCAGATCAGCGTAGCCGGTTCAGTGGCAAAACAGAGAGAGGTAGATGTGGAAAACGCTAAATTAAATTTGTCATACACAGTAATCCTTGCTCCGGAAGACGGATATGTAGGAAAAGTTTCCACGCAGGCAGGACAGTATCTGCAAGCCGGATCCCAGCTTTTTGCTTTGGTTAAGAACGACCAGAAATGGGTAGTGGCGAACTTCAAAGAAACACAGGTAGATAAAATGGTGGAAGGGCAGAAAGTGAAAATTGAGATCGATGCTTTCCCGGATAAAGAATTTAACGGTGTTGTAAGCTCATTCTCTCCTGCAACAGGGGCTACCTTTTCAATCCTGCCTCCGGATAATGCCAGCGGTAACTTCGTAAAAGTAGTTCAGAGACTTCCTGTAAAAATAGATTTTGTAAACCTTGATAAAGATATTGCAAAAAGACTGAGAACAGGAATGAATGTGAAGGCAGAAGTAGCACTGAAATAG
- a CDS encoding TolC family protein, whose protein sequence is MKRINNSVFALSLFMGIATINAQEKKQLTLDEAVQLGIQNSKSLKIDAAKIEEATADLLEAKNRQLPELKVSGSYMYLPLKPTVDLKISGASGEGSPVVHQVAYGSANLSVPIYSGGRIKYGIQSAKYLVEASKLSTENDKVAIAYNVAQAYNNLFKANQSIKVLEENLTASQKRDETFLKLENNGVIARNDRLKANLQTSNIELQLLEAKNNYNIANINMDLLLGIPETTEIEVDQNYIDEGSEVKAVDYYVNEARENRKDLQALAQQRKAAELGTKSAKAENLPSIAFTGGYVAADIPKFLTVYNAVNVGVGISYNLSNIWKENSALRQSQAREKQLAANDELLNDNIKLDVNREYQNADYSKKRITVYEKTAEQANENYRITKNKYDNGLATMTELLDADAAQISANVGVINAKADAALAYRKLLQTTGTLTIK, encoded by the coding sequence ATGAAGAGAATAAATAATTCGGTATTCGCATTATCCCTTTTCATGGGAATTGCCACCATAAATGCTCAGGAGAAAAAACAGCTCACTCTCGATGAAGCCGTGCAGCTGGGTATCCAGAACAGTAAAAGCCTTAAGATAGATGCCGCTAAAATTGAAGAAGCTACGGCAGACCTTTTGGAAGCCAAAAACAGGCAGCTTCCGGAACTTAAAGTTTCGGGAAGTTATATGTACCTTCCGCTTAAACCTACTGTGGATCTGAAGATTTCAGGTGCTTCAGGAGAAGGAAGTCCGGTAGTGCATCAGGTTGCTTACGGATCTGCCAATCTTAGTGTTCCTATTTACAGCGGCGGAAGAATTAAATATGGTATCCAGTCTGCAAAATATCTGGTGGAAGCATCAAAACTAAGCACAGAAAATGATAAAGTAGCGATTGCTTACAACGTAGCCCAGGCTTATAACAATTTATTTAAAGCCAATCAGTCCATTAAAGTTTTGGAAGAAAATTTAACTGCTTCTCAAAAAAGGGATGAAACTTTTCTAAAGCTTGAAAATAATGGAGTTATTGCAAGAAACGACCGTTTAAAAGCCAATCTTCAGACTTCAAATATCGAGCTGCAGTTATTGGAGGCTAAAAACAACTACAATATTGCGAATATCAATATGGACCTGCTGTTGGGAATTCCGGAAACTACAGAAATTGAAGTGGACCAGAATTATATTGATGAAGGCTCTGAAGTAAAAGCTGTAGATTACTATGTAAATGAAGCCAGAGAAAACCGTAAAGACTTACAGGCTTTGGCCCAGCAAAGAAAAGCTGCGGAACTGGGAACAAAATCGGCAAAAGCTGAAAATCTTCCTTCAATTGCATTTACCGGAGGGTATGTAGCGGCAGATATTCCGAAATTTCTTACCGTATACAATGCTGTAAATGTAGGAGTTGGTATCTCTTATAATTTATCCAATATCTGGAAAGAAAACTCTGCATTAAGACAATCCCAGGCAAGAGAAAAGCAGCTTGCAGCCAATGACGAATTACTGAATGATAACATCAAGCTTGACGTGAACAGAGAATACCAGAACGCAGATTATTCTAAAAAAAGAATCACCGTGTATGAAAAAACTGCAGAACAGGCTAATGAAAACTACAGAATTACCAAAAACAAATATGACAACGGCCTTGCAACCATGACAGAGCTTCTGGATGCAGACGCTGCCCAGATATCGGCTAACGTAGGCGTAATCAATGCAAAGGCAGATGCCGCTTTAGCTTACAGAAAACTATTACAGACAACAGGTACTTTAACAATTAAATAA
- a CDS encoding TetR/AcrR family transcriptional regulator translates to MVSKEENILFAAERLFAEKGFEGTSTREISKAANVNISMISYYFGSKEKLYEKLVEYRMAEGQFFSKDILERTDINEWQKIEKIVDQFSGRVRNHKCFYRIMQREQLYTENPQIVEFLKQTKMGFISMYSQVLESGLKKGIFTKNPPIYLLHATVSGTLFYASNAKEMYKEFLNDTADDEVFEEKYYTELNKHIKYLLKDLLGYEENK, encoded by the coding sequence ATGGTTTCAAAAGAAGAAAATATATTATTTGCCGCAGAGAGGCTTTTTGCTGAAAAAGGTTTTGAAGGAACTTCCACAAGGGAGATTTCCAAGGCAGCGAATGTAAACATCTCTATGATTTCCTATTATTTCGGGTCCAAAGAAAAATTATACGAAAAACTGGTTGAATACAGAATGGCTGAAGGTCAGTTCTTTTCAAAAGACATACTGGAAAGAACAGATATCAATGAATGGCAGAAGATAGAAAAGATTGTAGACCAGTTTTCAGGAAGAGTAAGAAATCACAAATGCTTTTACAGGATCATGCAGCGTGAGCAGCTTTATACAGAAAATCCGCAGATCGTGGAATTCCTGAAACAAACCAAGATGGGCTTTATATCCATGTATTCCCAGGTTCTTGAAAGCGGTCTGAAGAAAGGAATATTCACTAAAAATCCTCCTATCTACTTACTTCATGCTACCGTGAGCGGAACTTTATTCTATGCATCCAATGCTAAGGAAATGTATAAAGAATTCCTGAATGATACTGCAGATGATGAGGTTTTCGAAGAAAAATACTACACAGAACTTAATAAACATATAAAATATTTACTAAAAGACCTTTTAGGTTATGAAGAGAATAAATAA
- a CDS encoding ATP-binding protein — protein sequence MNWENIAGQENLKKLLRESIAENRVSHAQLFLGKEGYGTFPMVLAYAKEIFSQENEHAASKVEHLNHLDLHFSFPVFTDNKNSLSKNKFEDFREMIMDSPYASYDDWTAFLESENKQLFISADEIDDQNQKFSLKSFEGGTKILIVWRADKMNIAAANKFLKFLEEPPAKTLILLTAETANDILPTILSRTQIVEVPRIGDEDLENYLKKSFQLSEDKIREVVHEAQGDLNEALKILNSGHKSDEFEKLFIQWVRDAFMVKKKPQFLKSIIFWAREIAGWNREKQKNFLNYCSEIFRLALLQNYQSDKLVYKKIDAEGFNWTGFSKFISGANIESILEEINTADLHLTRNGNPKIVWTDLGIKLSRYIHKNS from the coding sequence ATGAATTGGGAGAACATCGCCGGACAAGAAAATCTGAAAAAACTTCTTCGGGAAAGCATTGCTGAAAACAGAGTGAGCCATGCCCAGCTTTTTTTAGGAAAAGAAGGATATGGAACATTTCCAATGGTATTGGCCTATGCCAAAGAAATCTTTAGCCAGGAAAATGAGCATGCCGCTTCGAAAGTAGAGCATTTGAACCATTTGGATCTACATTTTAGTTTCCCTGTTTTTACCGATAATAAAAACTCCTTAAGCAAAAATAAATTCGAGGATTTCCGGGAAATGATTATGGATTCTCCCTATGCAAGCTATGATGACTGGACTGCCTTCCTTGAATCAGAAAACAAACAGCTTTTTATTTCCGCAGATGAAATTGATGATCAGAATCAAAAATTTTCCTTAAAAAGCTTTGAAGGAGGAACTAAAATCCTGATCGTATGGAGAGCCGATAAAATGAACATTGCTGCGGCCAATAAATTTCTGAAATTTTTGGAAGAACCGCCGGCAAAAACCCTTATACTTCTTACTGCTGAAACCGCCAATGATATTCTTCCCACCATTCTTTCCAGAACACAAATCGTGGAAGTTCCGAGGATCGGTGATGAAGATCTGGAAAATTACCTTAAAAAGAGCTTTCAGCTTTCAGAAGACAAGATAAGAGAAGTTGTTCATGAAGCCCAGGGAGATCTCAACGAAGCTCTTAAAATTTTAAATTCGGGACACAAAAGTGACGAATTTGAAAAGCTTTTTATCCAATGGGTGAGAGATGCATTCATGGTTAAAAAGAAACCTCAGTTCCTTAAAAGTATTATCTTCTGGGCAAGAGAAATTGCAGGCTGGAACAGGGAGAAGCAGAAAAATTTCCTTAACTACTGTTCAGAAATATTCAGACTTGCCTTACTTCAGAATTATCAATCTGACAAATTGGTTTATAAAAAGATCGATGCGGAAGGATTTAACTGGACAGGCTTTTCCAAATTTATAAGCGGAGCCAATATTGAAAGTATTCTGGAAGAGATCAATACGGCAGACCTTCACCTGACAAGAAATGGAAATCCTAAGATTGTCTGGACAGATCTGGGAATAAAATTGTCACGTTATATTCACAAAAATTCGTAA
- the mdlD gene encoding NAD(P)-dependent benzaldehyde dehydrogenase MdlD, whose protein sequence is MTKETEEKIKEIFQKQKAFFKTNQTKDIEFRKTQLRKFREVFSGHTDALCEALDIDLGKSRKEAEYVEIQIVLSELDYLLENIDEWAKPTPVESKPHPSGAEVVSKIIYEPYGVNYIIGPFNYPVQLTFSPLIGALIAGNTAIIKPSENTPHVAKVLEDIIRESFDESYVAVVQGAIEENTLLLSFPFDYIFFTGSPNVGKIVMKAAAEQLIPLTLELGGKSPTIVHHDADLDKAVARISYGKWINCGQTCVAPDYIYIHESVKDLFVEKFIAYLKNTYPNGSLGKIGKIVNQNQIRHLAGYLEAAPEKVIYGGSYDLDTRHFEATLMDHVTWDDKVMQQEIFGPILPVMTYNNIDEALEEINNRPKPLALYVFTENQAFADDILSRTTSGDAEINSAIIHVGSHYLPFGGVGTSGMGKYHGKFSFENFSHSRSVLQIK, encoded by the coding sequence ATGACTAAAGAAACAGAAGAAAAAATAAAAGAAATATTTCAGAAGCAGAAAGCTTTCTTCAAAACCAATCAGACTAAGGATATTGAATTCAGAAAAACACAGTTGAGAAAATTCAGGGAAGTATTTTCCGGTCATACCGATGCTTTGTGTGAAGCTCTGGATATTGATCTGGGGAAAAGCAGAAAAGAGGCAGAATATGTGGAAATCCAGATTGTACTCAGTGAGCTTGATTATCTTTTGGAGAATATTGATGAATGGGCAAAACCTACTCCGGTAGAATCGAAACCGCATCCATCCGGAGCCGAAGTGGTAAGCAAAATAATATATGAACCTTATGGGGTAAACTATATTATCGGGCCTTTCAATTACCCGGTTCAACTGACGTTCAGCCCGCTTATCGGAGCTTTGATTGCAGGAAATACAGCTATTATCAAACCTTCGGAAAATACTCCTCATGTTGCCAAAGTTCTTGAAGATATCATAAGAGAATCTTTTGATGAATCTTATGTAGCAGTGGTTCAGGGAGCTATTGAAGAAAATACATTACTGTTGAGCTTTCCTTTCGATTATATTTTCTTTACAGGAAGTCCTAATGTCGGAAAAATCGTAATGAAGGCTGCTGCCGAACAGCTTATTCCTTTAACCCTGGAACTTGGAGGGAAATCTCCTACAATTGTTCATCATGATGCAGATCTGGATAAGGCAGTAGCAAGAATATCTTACGGAAAATGGATCAATTGCGGCCAGACGTGTGTTGCTCCTGACTATATTTACATTCATGAATCTGTTAAAGATCTTTTCGTTGAAAAATTCATAGCTTATTTAAAAAATACTTATCCTAACGGATCTTTAGGGAAAATAGGAAAAATTGTCAACCAGAACCAGATCAGACATCTTGCAGGTTATCTGGAAGCTGCACCCGAAAAAGTGATCTATGGTGGAAGTTATGATCTTGATACCCGTCATTTTGAAGCTACCCTTATGGATCATGTGACCTGGGATGATAAGGTGATGCAGCAGGAAATCTTTGGTCCTATCCTACCGGTTATGACTTACAACAATATTGATGAAGCGCTGGAAGAGATCAATAACCGTCCAAAACCATTGGCATTATATGTCTTCACGGAAAACCAGGCATTTGCAGATGATATTTTAAGCCGTACAACAAGTGGTGATGCGGAAATCAACAGTGCTATTATTCATGTAGGATCTCATTATCTGCCTTTCGGAGGTGTGGGAACTTCAGGGATGGGGAAATATCATGGAAAGTTCAGTTTTGAAAATTTCAGTCACAGCAGGTCTGTGCTTCAGATAAAATAA
- the lptC gene encoding LPS export ABC transporter periplasmic protein LptC → MNFSKKISYKNIACLFSCAIFFILTSCEEDLTKANGNKNKNFPSQIINNANIIQRDSGFISLKAKAPIIEKYELIDSPYVVARKGINIEFYDKKKPKIPGKITAKYARIFEYKKFYEAKGDVKITTNEGQRFAMQSIYWDQKKNRIYTKDTVYVTMEDGSTLVGANGMTAKDDFSEYAFFNNSGDFSTKRLEEKKTPQ, encoded by the coding sequence ATGAATTTTTCAAAAAAAATATCATATAAAAATATAGCATGCCTTTTTAGTTGTGCTATATTTTTTATACTGACATCCTGTGAAGAAGATCTTACCAAAGCCAACGGCAATAAAAACAAGAACTTCCCGTCACAGATTATCAATAATGCCAATATTATACAGCGGGATTCAGGTTTTATTTCTCTGAAAGCTAAAGCCCCGATCATCGAAAAATATGAACTGATCGACAGCCCCTATGTAGTAGCCAGAAAAGGCATCAATATAGAATTTTACGACAAAAAGAAACCTAAAATACCCGGTAAAATTACCGCTAAATATGCCCGTATTTTTGAGTACAAAAAATTTTATGAGGCAAAAGGTGATGTAAAAATTACTACTAATGAAGGACAGCGCTTTGCCATGCAGAGCATTTACTGGGATCAGAAAAAAAACAGGATTTACACTAAAGATACAGTGTATGTTACTATGGAGGACGGTTCTACGCTGGTTGGCGCCAATGGTATGACCGCCAAAGATGATTTCTCCGAATATGCTTTCTTTAATAACTCGGGAGATTTCAGTACAAAAAGGCTCGAAGAAAAAAAAACACCGCAGTAA
- a CDS encoding anhydro-N-acetylmuramic acid kinase — translation MKFQAIGLMSGTSLDGLDLCFASFEKKNNWNFQILNAETLPYPQHWEDKLRNSIHLSSQELLELHSEYGFYLAEKVKEFIHRNQLENIDLIASHGHTVFHQPEKKFTLQIGDGRAIKIETKLPVIYDFRSQDVLMEGNGAPLVPIGDELLFSGYDACLNLGGFSNISLKQNGKRIAFDIAPVNIVLNRLARKFNKNFDENGDLARKGRINDELLAQLNSLDFYSQPHPKSLGIEWCNEFIFPLLESNKAEDAITTFTEHAALQISDIINQNNLQNVLCTGGGSYNTYLIEKIREKTESQIIIPEKEIIDYKEALIFAFMGVLKMNNENNVLSSATGSTEDHSSGVLA, via the coding sequence ATGAAGTTTCAGGCTATTGGGCTTATGTCCGGAACCAGTCTGGATGGTCTGGACCTATGTTTTGCTTCTTTTGAAAAAAAGAATAACTGGAATTTTCAGATTTTAAATGCCGAAACTCTTCCCTATCCCCAGCACTGGGAAGATAAGCTCAGAAACTCTATCCATTTGTCTTCACAGGAATTACTGGAACTTCATTCAGAATATGGTTTTTATTTGGCGGAGAAAGTTAAAGAATTTATCCACCGTAATCAGCTTGAAAATATCGACCTGATCGCATCTCACGGCCATACGGTTTTTCATCAGCCTGAAAAGAAATTTACACTACAGATTGGAGACGGCAGAGCCATTAAAATAGAAACAAAACTTCCTGTTATCTATGATTTCAGAAGTCAGGATGTGCTCATGGAAGGAAACGGAGCGCCTTTAGTTCCTATTGGTGATGAACTGCTTTTTTCTGGATATGATGCCTGCTTAAATCTGGGCGGATTTTCCAATATCTCTTTAAAACAGAACGGCAAAAGAATAGCATTTGATATTGCTCCGGTAAATATCGTACTGAACAGACTTGCCCGGAAATTCAATAAAAACTTTGATGAAAATGGCGATCTTGCAAGAAAAGGCAGAATTAATGATGAACTTTTAGCACAACTTAATTCCTTAGATTTTTACAGCCAGCCCCATCCTAAATCTCTAGGTATTGAATGGTGCAATGAGTTTATTTTTCCACTTCTGGAAAGTAATAAAGCTGAAGATGCCATTACTACTTTTACTGAGCATGCAGCCCTACAGATCTCAGATATTATCAATCAAAACAATTTACAGAATGTTCTTTGTACTGGCGGAGGAAGCTACAACACTTATCTTATTGAAAAAATCAGAGAAAAAACAGAATCGCAAATCATCATTCCTGAAAAGGAGATCATTGATTATAAAGAAGCACTTATCTTTGCTTTTATGGGCGTTTTAAAGATGAATAACGAAAACAACGTTCTTTCTTCCGCAACCGGAAGTACTGAAGATCACAGTTCCGGGGTTTTGGCATAA
- a CDS encoding SRPBCC family protein gives MNLEGRKIIVNKSSKELSEILKYPENYKDFMPDGLQKFETRDNGFKFGLQGMPEIALKIDEVNEQKAVLKSASSSLDFSLTATLNPVSENQTEVQMLFEGKFNPFIKMMVEKPLQNFINTLTDKIEAYK, from the coding sequence TGAATTTAGAAGGACGAAAAATTATTGTCAATAAATCATCTAAAGAGCTGTCTGAAATATTGAAATACCCTGAAAACTATAAAGATTTTATGCCAGACGGTCTTCAGAAATTTGAAACAAGAGATAACGGATTCAAATTCGGACTTCAGGGCATGCCGGAAATCGCTTTGAAAATAGATGAAGTGAATGAGCAGAAGGCAGTTTTGAAATCGGCAAGTTCAAGTCTGGATTTTTCATTAACAGCTACCTTAAACCCTGTGAGTGAAAATCAAACTGAGGTTCAGATGCTTTTTGAAGGAAAATTCAACCCTTTTATCAAAATGATGGTAGAAAAACCGCTTCAGAACTTTATCAATACATTAACAGATAAGATCGAAGCTTATAAATAA